In Pseudoxanthomonas sp. SE1, the genomic stretch CTGTCCTGTCACGCGCTCGCTGCCTTCTTCACGCAGCGTGCCGACCAATGCGTCATGCCGCATCCGGGGAGCCCCCATCCATCACCCGGGCGGATCCCCGCGCCGTGGTCATGACGGCGCAGCCGCCCACTTCACAGACTCGCTTCAGATTACGCATGACACCTCTCTCTTGCTGGTCGATCGTTCGCTCTGGAACACCCATGCCCAACGCCCCTTCACCTTCCGGGGAAGGCCCCTCCTGCGACGGCACCGCCGCGAATGCGCCGTTACGGCTTGCATGTCGAGGCGCAGCCGGGTGATATATGGGACGAAATCGTGATGAAAGGCACAGTCCGGACATGAGAGATAAGCGGGACCCGGATGGCACTGGGCCTGACGTGGGCAGCGTGCTGCGCTCCCAGAACACCGACGACCTGCCACCTCCGGACCAGGCGTCAGTCACCCAGCTGCTGTGCGATGTGGAGAAGGGGCAAGCCGGGGCCTGGAACCAGATCTACGCGTTGCTGTACCGCGACCTGCACCAGATCGCCCGGTCGCAGATCCGCCAGCAGCGCCGCAGCCATGTGAGATCACCCACCTCGCTGATCAGCGAGACCTGGCTCAAGCTCGCCAGTGCCGATTTCAGCGTCGAAAATCGCGCCCATCTCGTGGCCCTGGTGGCGCGCGCGATGCGTTTCGTGCTGCTGGACGAAGTACGGCGCGCGTTGGCGGAGAAGCGCGGCGAAGGCATGGACCTGTTGCCGCTGGACGAAAACACGGAGCCGGCGCAGACCTCCAGGCTGGAACAATTGCTGATCCTCGATCAGGCCCTGAACGACCTTGCCAAGCTGGATGCCCGGCTGGCGCAGGTGGTGGAGATGCGCTATTTCGGTGGCCTCAGCGAGCTCGAGATCGCCGGCGTGCTCAAGGTGACCGAGCGCACCGTGCGCCGGGATTGGCGCAAGGCGCGTGCCTTCCTGTTCAGCCACCTCGGTGACGGCGAGTTGCCTGAACC encodes the following:
- a CDS encoding ECF-type sigma factor, producing MRDKRDPDGTGPDVGSVLRSQNTDDLPPPDQASVTQLLCDVEKGQAGAWNQIYALLYRDLHQIARSQIRQQRRSHVRSPTSLISETWLKLASADFSVENRAHLVALVARAMRFVLLDEVRRALAEKRGEGMDLLPLDENTEPAQTSRLEQLLILDQALNDLAKLDARLAQVVEMRYFGGLSELEIAGVLKVTERTVRRDWRKARAFLFSHLGDGELPEPL